The following are encoded together in the Lathyrus oleraceus cultivar Zhongwan6 chromosome 3, CAAS_Psat_ZW6_1.0, whole genome shotgun sequence genome:
- the LOC127132722 gene encoding membrane-anchored ubiquitin-fold protein 3 isoform X2 codes for MAEGEERIELKFRIYDGTDIAHDTYPVSTTTVGTLKQKLIAEWPQGKTVIPKSVNDVKLIHAGKVLENTKTLADSRITFGDIPGAITMHVVVQPPIAKKKTEKKKKKKENMQKTNSCSCTIL; via the exons ATGGCAGAAGGAGAGGAGCGTATTGAGCTTAAGTTCCGCATATATGATGGAACGGATATAGCGCACGATACTTATCCAGTGTCTACTACAACAGTTGGTACACTTAAGCAAAAGCTAATTGCTGAGTGGCCTCAAG GAAAAACCGTTATACCAAAGTCAGTCAATGATGTAAAACTTATACACGCTGGTAAAGTTTTGGAAAACACCAAAACGCTTGCTGATTCCAGAATAACTTTCGGTGACATCCCTGGTGCTATTACCATGCATGTTGTAGTACAGCCTCCTATAGCTAAAAAGAAGACAG agaagaagaagaagaagaaggagaacATGCAAAAGACAAACTCATGCTCATGCACTATCCTGTAG
- the LOC127132722 gene encoding membrane-anchored ubiquitin-fold protein 3 isoform X1 produces the protein MAEGEERIELKFRIYDGTDIAHDTYPVSTTTVGTLKQKLIAEWPQGKTVIPKSVNDVKLIHAGKVLENTKTLADSRITFGDIPGAITMHVVVQPPIAKKKTEKKKKKKKENMQKTNSCSCTIL, from the exons ATGGCAGAAGGAGAGGAGCGTATTGAGCTTAAGTTCCGCATATATGATGGAACGGATATAGCGCACGATACTTATCCAGTGTCTACTACAACAGTTGGTACACTTAAGCAAAAGCTAATTGCTGAGTGGCCTCAAG GAAAAACCGTTATACCAAAGTCAGTCAATGATGTAAAACTTATACACGCTGGTAAAGTTTTGGAAAACACCAAAACGCTTGCTGATTCCAGAATAACTTTCGGTGACATCCCTGGTGCTATTACCATGCATGTTGTAGTACAGCCTCCTATAGCTAAAAAGAAGACAG agaagaagaagaagaagaagaaggagaacATGCAAAAGACAAACTCATGCTCATGCACTATCCTGTAG
- the LOC127132722 gene encoding membrane-anchored ubiquitin-fold protein 3 isoform X3, translated as MAEGEERIELKFRIYDGTDIAHDTYPVSTTTVGTLKQKLIAEWPQGKTVIPKSVNDVKLIHAGKVLENTKTLADSRITFGDIPGAITMHVVVQPPIAKKKTEKKKKKENMQKTNSCSCTIL; from the exons ATGGCAGAAGGAGAGGAGCGTATTGAGCTTAAGTTCCGCATATATGATGGAACGGATATAGCGCACGATACTTATCCAGTGTCTACTACAACAGTTGGTACACTTAAGCAAAAGCTAATTGCTGAGTGGCCTCAAG GAAAAACCGTTATACCAAAGTCAGTCAATGATGTAAAACTTATACACGCTGGTAAAGTTTTGGAAAACACCAAAACGCTTGCTGATTCCAGAATAACTTTCGGTGACATCCCTGGTGCTATTACCATGCATGTTGTAGTACAGCCTCCTATAGCTAAAAAGAAGACAG agaagaagaagaagaaggagaacATGCAAAAGACAAACTCATGCTCATGCACTATCCTGTAG